Proteins from a genomic interval of Macrobrachium nipponense isolate FS-2020 chromosome 28, ASM1510439v2, whole genome shotgun sequence:
- the LOC135201677 gene encoding calcium-activated chloride channel regulator 1-like — protein sequence MIFEKKFEMVPKVLRNLTLCCCLWAVCAGASTVVLRDNGYEGVVVALDDQIPSSVCQDVVQGLEEVVRSASSVIFAATRGRASFRSVSVLVPSSWSPTSCPTLWNLQEAISETWDRSDLRVTLGKHPRHGSRPWTLHTKGCGKTGDYISMGHESMLVNDTLNNGRLLAQEWLKYRYGVFEEAGWVVNPVHPSHYRSSDGHWVPNACANVPLRPNPSCHPDNSSCPFKIEVEDSDELTKSFMAFPELPSVTELCDEGSHNREAPTRHNFLCNGKSVWEVMRASPDFQNNRNVEGGVRENEVSFQFVRSHTPRIVLLVDDSSVMNTQNRWDFMRKAVRKFITYDIPDGYSIGLVVFNSIPSTRYPLTVLTDGSTREKVGSALPRNPSIEYEHNRCVTCGVREAMKLIYEHGIGGHIVMVAAGGSSLSEDEISETSQLLKDAHVSLHAILYPLAEKYPSPNGGIESLAARSGGDTFIVRDEGVGEDSKLSMYYNLLDSFYNTLLVVCGQSVLPVKIHSAEHAGGKVKVSQGSFIMDPTLGTDTAFSVFYYDVTHVGNQVHLINPKGQVIDTANMQKEDNNINMITVHLVEVQVTPGLWHYKVENRADSHQALYVQVTSRPRPTSRVPSVSVRAWTSNGVVNASDITQPLAIYAEVRAGLMGIEGAKVIASLQNLDYTSNGTLYPPLRVLLVDNGFAGPDMAKGDGVYSRYIPGLVSAKYTINVLVEGEIGGHRFTRQSRLGIVDVTEMPPIKDNLSPSRVVDFRAVVLPDTVNQISFSWTAPGDDFDFGTADRYVVLSSDKQQELIDGGGTMIEGWPSPLESSTVQQHSIEWEHYETVYYFAIVAVDESGNTAALSNIVNIYIPTPPTTTAPPMSLRPTAFSDNTSVGKDSNTAPMLAHFTMHKLALIFGCIGGLIIVIMAVVCYCVIHHRQHQKTSSGKNHDVQDTYNINVTVASKGVEFPEGKDTMKENMKREYVSPVESWSASELLSSHHDENMSSRSDDNSDHSTSTKKSYGGSSDPNDYLIEGSQYPFQHTSYPLHYRVSSDGYPTPTKGYPGDSYPPPSEAQSYISSQPSDSFLSVSCDILPSSHGPPSYMPYPCYDASLRSNKVPPPIPPKPKVLYTPEPYSYDRHSLDRHSGVPSSASSEKRVRNVTMV from the exons gagGTGGTAAGATCAGCCTCCAGCGTGATCTTCGCAGCCACTCGAGGGAGAGCCAGTTTTCGAAGTGTGAGCGTATTAGTCCCTTCCAGTTGGAGCCCGACCTCCTGCCCAACCTTATGGAACCTGCAAGAAGCCATTAGCGAAACCTGGGATCGGTCTGACCTGAGGGTCACCCTGGGTAAGCACCCACGCCACGGATCAAGACCCTGGACCTTGCATACCAAAGGCTGCGGCAAGACTGGAGATTACATCTCAATGGGCCATGAATCGATGCTTGTGAACGACACTCTTAACAATG GACGACTCCTAGCGCAAGAATGGCTTAAGTACCGATACGGCGTCTTTGAAGAGGCGGGCTGGGTCGTCAATCCGGTTCATCCGTCCCATTACAGATCCTCCGACGGGCACTGGGTGCCCAACGCCTGTGCCAACGTGCCCCTCCGACCCAATCCCTCTTGCCATCCCGACAACTCTTCGTGCCCATTCAAGATCGAAGTGGAAGACAGCGATGAACTTACGAAATCCTTCATGGCTTTTCCGGAACTGCCTTCA GTAACAGAATTGTGCGACGAAGGTTCCCACAACAGAGAAGCCCCAACGCGTCACAATTTCTTGTGCAACGGCAAATCCGTCTGGGAAGTAATGAGAGCGTCTCCCGATTTCCAAAATAACAG GAACGTCGAAGGAGGAGTCCGTGAGAATGAGGTCTCCTTTCAGTTTGTGCGTTCACATACGCCAAGAATCGTTTTACTTGTAGATGACAGCAGTGTTATGAATACACAG AATCGCTGGGACTTCATGCGCAAGGCTGTGAGAAAATTCATTACCTATGACATTCCCGATGGCTACAGCATTGGACTGGTCGTGTTCAACTCGATTCCTTCCACTAGATACCCACTGACCGTCCTCACCGACGGTTCCACTCGTGAAAAGGTTGGTTCTGCTCTTCCGAGAAATCCCTCGATAGAATACGAGCATAATCGATGCGTCACGTGCGGCGTAAGAGAGGCCATGAAGCTGATCTACGAACACGGAATCGGAGGACACATTGTGATGGTGGCCGCCGGAGGAAGCTCTCTGAGTGAAGACGAAATCTCCGAGACATCTCAGCTACTCAAGGATGCCCACGTGTCACTGCATGCCATCCTGTACCCTCTGGCGGAGAAGTATCCCTCTCCCAACGGAGGAATAGAATCGCTCGCTGCTCGCTCAGGAGGCGACACCTTCATTGTGCGTGATGAGGGCGTAGGTGAAGATTCGAAACTCAGTATGTACTACAACCTCTTGGACTCCTTTTATAACACTTTGCTCGTTGTTTGTGGCCAGTCAGTTCTTCCAGTCAAAATACATTCGGCTGAACATGCAGGAGGAAAAGTGAAAGTCTCGCAAGGAAGCTTCATAATGGACCCAACTCTAGGAACCGACACTGCCTTTTCAGTCTTCTATTATGACGTGACTCATGTGGGCAACCAGGTCCACCTGATCAATCCAAAGGGACAGGTTATTGACACAGCTAATATGCAAAAGGAGGATAACAATATCAACATGATCACTGTTCATTTGGTAGAAGTGCAAGTTACACCAGGCCTTTGGCACTACAAGGTTGAGAATCGCGCTGATTCTCATCAAGCGCTTTATGTCCAAGTTACCTCGCGCCCAAGACCAACGTCCAGAGTACCCAGCGTGAGCGTTAGAGCCTGGACCAGCAATGGCGTAGTGAATGCAAGTGACATTACTCAACCATTAGCCATCTATGCTGAAGTAAGAGCTGGTCTGATGGGAATTGAGGGGGCTAAAGTCATTGCTAGCCTTCAGAACCTTGACTACACTAGCAATGGAACCTTATACCCACCTCTGAGGGTTTTGTTAGTCGACAATGGATTTGCTG gaccagACATGGCAAAAGGTGATGGTGTGTACTCCCGTTACATACCAGGCTTGGTATCAGCTAAATACACAATCAATGTGCTCGTTGAAGGAGAAATAGGTGGTCATAGATTCACTCGTCAGTCCAGACTAGGGATAGTTGATGTTACGGAAATGCCTCCCATCAAAGATAACCTTTCACCATCTCGAGTCGTAGACTTTCGAGCAGTTGTACTTCCCGACACAGTGAATCAAATCAGCTTTTCTTGGACAGCTCCTGGAGATGACTTTGACTTTGGTACTGCTGACCGTTACGTAGTTCTTTCGTCAGACAAGCAACAAGAATTGATTGACGGTGGCGGCACAATGATAGAAGGATGGCCATCGCCACTAGAATCATCTACTGTACAACAACATTCCATTGAATGGGAACATTATGAAACAGTGTATTACTTTGCAATAGTGGCAGTGGATGAAAGTGGAAATACAGCTGCGCTTAGCAATATTGTTAACATCTATATTCCTACTCCACCTACTACTACTGCTCCGCCAATGTCTTTAAGGCCAACCGCCTTCTCAGACAACACGTCAGTAGGCAAAGACAGTAACACAGCTCCAATGCTTGCCCACTTTACCATGCACAAGCTCGCTCTTATATTTGGATGTATAGGTGGTCTTATTATTGTAATCATGGCAGTTGTGTGTTATTGCGTGATTCACCATCGGCAGCACCAAAAGACATCATCTGGTAAAAATCACGATGTTCAAGATACTTACAACATTAATGTTACTGTGGCATCTAAGGGTGTTGAGTTCCCCGAAGGAAAAGATACcatgaaagaaaacatgaaaagggAATACGTAAGTCCCGTTGAGTCATGGTCGGCTTCAGAGCTCCTCAGTAGCCATCATGATGAAAATATGTCAAGTCGATCTGATGACAACTCAGATCACAGCACATCAACCAAAAAGAGTTACGGAGGATCTTCGGACCCCAACGATTACCTCATTGAAGGCAGTCAGTACCCCTTCCAGCACACCAGCTATCCTCTGCATTACCGCGTTTCCAGTGATGGCTACCCAACACCCACTAAAGGATATCCAGGTGACAGCTACCCTCCTCCCTCAGAGGCACAATCATACATTAGCTCACAACCTTCAGATTCGTTCCTGTCTGTGTCATGTGATATCCTCCCTTCCTCCCATGGGCCTCCATCATACATGCCTTACCCATGCTACGATGCGTCCCTTAGATCTAACAAAGTCCCACCTCCCATTCCGCCTAAGCCTAAAGTACTGTATACCCCTGAGCCGTACAGCTACGATCGTCACTCCTTGGATCGGCACTCTGGTGTGCCTTCCTCAGCAAGTTCGGAGAAGCGAGTGCGCAATGTCACGATGGTATAA